The Anopheles coluzzii chromosome 2, AcolN3, whole genome shotgun sequence genome window below encodes:
- the LOC120951683 gene encoding cytochrome P450 4d2-like: MAVSVLLLFLLATVLLLSALYIALKVVRNRNRAVALLKQLSNFRALPSVPLFGSAHLFLDTTPDGTLRTIVDCHQRYGRNLLLQELGNEFKLLTCDPRVIEQVLQAKTIVKSNFYRFLLPWIGLSSVVVSGHRWHNRRKVINPGFNYRMLQGFLSTMDAQAAVLVAKLAPHAGGPAIDVNEPLRCMAMDIICETAMGVRLGCQSNPAVPFFKDCEELLDLIYKRIFNPLLTYDLVYACTRAGRRANATIRALHQFTRSVIRERVKQMQAVIPNSQQPAPEESQEQKHRSTFLDLLLQTRLAGDELLSDDDIRGEVNTFMFAGHETVTSCLSFTLYYLSRYPDVQQRLYEEIETMARAPELTYGALMELKYTELVIRETLRLNPSVPMIGRMAAGDMEIDGVTIPTGTEVMLNIYVMQNDPQYYPDADQFRPERFLQEPPPYSYLPFSTGVRSCIGQRFAMLEMKTVLVRLLSRFRFVPCGEENALQVKANLTLKPYHGAFVKLVDRH; the protein is encoded by the exons ATGGCGGTCAGTGTGTTGCTCCTGTTCCTGCTAGCCACCGTGCTCCTACTCTCAGCTCTTTACATCGCACTAAAGGTCGTCCGGAACCGGAACCGGGCTGTAGCGCTGCTCAAACAGTTATCCAACTTCCGTGCCCTGCCGTCGGTGCCACTGTTCGGCAGTGCACACCTCTTTCTGGACACCACACCGGACGGCACGCTGCGCACGATAGTGGACTGCCATCAACGGTACGGCCGGAATCTCCTACTGCAGGAGCTTGGCAACGAGTTCAAGCTGCTCACGTGTGATCCGCGCGTCATCGAGCAGGTCCTGCAGGCGAAAACCATTGTGAAATCGAACTTTTATCGATTTCTGCTACCATGGATCGGATTGAGCAGTGTGGTGGTCAGTGGACACCGGTGGCACAACCGACGGAAGGTGATCAATCCGGGCTTTAACTACCGGATGCTACAGGGGTTTCTGTCCACGATGGACGCACAGGCGGCTGTGCTGGTGGCAAAGCTGGCACCGCACGCAGGCGGTCCGGCCATTGACGTGAACGAGCCGTTGCGTTGCATGGCGATGGACATTATCTGCGAGACGGCGATGGGTGTCCGTTTGGGTTGTCAGTCGAATCCGGCTGTTCCGTTCTTCAAGGACTGTGAAGA ATTGCTTGACTTGATATACAAACGCATCTTTAACCCGCTGCTTACGTATGATTTGGTGTACGCATGCACCAGGGCAGGGCGTCGTGCAAATGCCACCATACGGGCGTTGCACCAATTTACCCGTTCCGTGATTCGTGAGCGCGTGAAACAAATGCAAGCCGTCATCCCAAACTCCCAACAGCCCGCCCCGGAAGAGTCGCAGGAACAGAAACACCGTAGCACGTTTCTGGATCTGCTACTGCAAACACGCCTCGCAGGTGACGAACTGCTGTCCGACGATGATATCCGGGGCGAGGTGAACACCTTCATGTTTGCGGGCCATGAAACCGTCACGTCCTGTTTGAGCTTTACCCTGTACTACCTGTCTCGCTATCCGGACGTTCAGCAGCGTCTGTACGAGGAAATCGAGACGATGGCCAGGGCGCCCGAGTTGACGTACGGCGCGCTGATGGAGCTGAAGTACACCGAGCTGGTCATCAGGGAAACGCTACGGTTGAACCCATCGGTACCGATGATTGGCAGAATGGCGGCCGGTGATATGGAGATCGATGGCGTCACGATACCGACCGGTACGGAAGTGATGCTTAACATCTACGTGATGCAGAACGATCCACAATACTACCCGGACGCGGACCAGTTCCGGCCGGAACGGTTTCTGCAAGAGCCACCACCGTACAGCTATCTGCCGTTCAGCACGGGCGTACGGTCGTGCATTGGGCAGCGGTTTGCGATGCTGGAAATGAAAACGGTGCTGGTGCGGTTGCTGTCCCGCTTCCGGTTTGTCCCGTGCGGCGAGGAGAACGCGCTACAGGTGAAGGCTAACCTTACGCTCAAACCGTACCACGGGGCGTTCGTCAAGCTGGTGGACAGGCATTAG
- the LOC120950217 gene encoding uncharacterized protein LOC120950217: MFLVLLTTLLGIAVTWMVVTIIRNRATVAKLKKQLHNFTVIPAIPVLGSAYLFKDPTPEGIFQTFTGFHRQFGRNLITQSLFNFPSMQVCDPKVIEQIMQARTIEKTIIYDFMVPWLGTGLVVSTGTKWAQRRKIITPTFHFKILEDFLVIMNHQTDVLIEKLKQNANSTDFDIYEHVTYCALDIISESAMGVKLNTQQQPNSEYVMAVKEISDIILKRLFSFLREYKWAFQFTKSHRRQEELVKIVHDFAHNVISERKKQLQDEREQQLTQEKLEEEDVYGKRRMTLLDLLLNVTIDGKPLSDSDIREEVDTFMFAGHDTTTSCISFAAYYLSRDATVQQRVYDEILAIVGPDAKTQELTYGTLQELKYLEMVIKETLRMNPSVPIIGRRSAGDMLIDGVTIPKGMDFGILIYALHNDPELYPEPARFDPERFSEEASEKRQPYSYIPFSVGARNCIGQRYAMLEVKTMLVKLVANYRFLPCEESNKLRIKTDMTLKPVNGTFVKIVPRLPAPGFVLIDLTKNLHHGTFSHDSVRACVTLNSITMFLVLLTTFFGIAITWLAVTIMRNRATVSKLKKQLPHFTVIPAIPVLGSAYHFKDPTPEGIFNTFTGFHKQYGRNLIAQGLFNVPSMQITDPKVIEQIMQARTIEKTIIYDFMIPWLGTGLAISTGAKWAQRRKIITPTFHFKILEDFLVIMNHQTDVLIEKLKQNANSTDFDIYEHVTYCALDIISESAMGVKLNTQQQPNSEYVMAVKEVSDIILKRLFSFLREYKWAFQFTKAHRRQEELVKIIHSFAYQVISERKKQLEDERERKRTQEKLEEEDVYGKRRMTLLDLLLNVTIDGKPLSDSDIREEVDTFMFAGHDTTTSCISFAAYYLSRDPTVQQRVYDEILAIVGPDAKTQELTYGTLQELKYLDMVIKETLRINPSVPIIGRRSAGDMAIDGVTIPKGMDFGILIYALHNDPELYPEPARFDPERFSEEASEKRQPYSYIPFSVGARNCIGQRYAMLEIKTVLVKLVANYRLLPCDERNKLRIKTDMTLKPVDGSFIKIVPR, from the exons ATGTTTCTAGTGCTACTGACGACGCTTCTCGGTATTGCCGTTACCTGGATGGTTGTTACCATCATCCGGAACCGTGCTACCGTAGCTAAGCTTAAGAAGCAGCTTCATAATTTCACCGTCATTCCGGCAATTCCGGTTCTTGGTTCGGCGTACCTCTTCAAAGATCCGACACCCGAAGGCATCTTCCAAACTTTTACCGGGTTCCATAGACAGTTTGGCAGGAATCTCATTACCCAGAGTCTGTTCAACTTTCCTTCCATGCAAGTATGTGATCCGAAAGTGATCGAGCAGATCATGCAAGCGCGCACGATTGAAAAGACGATCATTTACGACTTCATGGTGCCATGGCTTGGAACGGGATTGGTTGTATCTACTGGCACGAAGTGGGCGCAGCGTAGGAAGATCATTACGCCGACGTTTCACTTCAAGATACTGGAAGACTTCCTCGTCATCATGAACCATCAGACGGATGTGCTGATCGAGAAGCTGAAACAAAACGCGAATAGCACGGATTTCGATATTTACGAGCATGTGACGTACTGTGCGTTGGACATCATCTCAGAATCTGCCATGGGCGTGAAGCTgaacacgcagcagcaacccaaCTCGGAGTATGTGATGGCAGTGAAAGA AATATCAGATATCATCCTGAAGCGTCTATTCTCCTTCCTACGCGAGTACAAGTGGGCCTTCCAGTTCACCAAATCCCACCGCCGTCAGGAAGAACTAGTAAAGATTGTACATGATTTTGCTCATAATGTGATAAGCGAACGCAAGAAGCAGCTACAGGACGAACGAGAACAACAGCTCACACAGGAAAAGCTTGAGGAAGAGGACGTCTACGGCAAGCGTCGGATGACTCTGCTAGACCTCCTGCTAAACGTCACGATCGACGGAAAACCCCTCTCCGATTCGGACATCCGAGAGGAGGTTGATACGTTCATGTTTGCGGGTCACGATACGACCACCTCCTGTATTAGCTTTGCCGCGTACTATCTCTCTCGTGACGCTACCGTCCAGCAGCGTGTGTACGATGAGATTCTCGCTATCGTGGGCCCGGATGCCAAAACTCAAGAGCTTACCTACGGCACACTGCAAGAACTGAAGTACCTTGAGATGGTGATAAAGGAGACGTTGCGAATGAACCCATCCGTTCCGATCATAGGACGCCGATCGGCCGGTGATATGCTTATCGATGGTGTTACCATTCCGAAGGGAATGGATTTCGGTATTCTTATCTACGCGCTGCACAACGATCCAGAGCTGTACCCCGAACCGGCCCGTTTCGATCCGGAGCGGTTCAGTGAGGAAGCTTCGGAAAAGCGACAGCCCTACAGCTACATTCCATTCAGTGTCGGCGCTCGTAACTGTATCGGACAGCGGTATGCGATGCTCGAGGTGAAGACTATGCTCGTAAAGCTGGTGGCCAACTATCGATTCTTGCCGTGTGAAGAAAGTAATAAGCTGCGTATCAAAACAGACATGACGCTGAAGCCGGTGAATGGTACGTTTGTTAAGATTGTCCCA CGGTTGCCGGCGCCCGGTTTCGTGCTTATCGATTTGACTAAAAACTTACATCACGGAACATTTTCCCACGATTCTGTGCGAGCGTGCGTGACCTTGAATTCGATCACGATGTTTCTGGTTCTTCTAACAACGTTTTTCGGCATCGCCATCACCTGGCTGGCTGTAACCATCATGCGGAACCGTGCTACCGTGTCGAAACTCAAGAAACAGCTTCCCCACTTTACGGTTATTCCAGCGATTCCGGTGCTTGGCTCGGCGTATCACTTCAAAGATCCGACACCCGAAGGTATCTTCAATACCTTTACCGGGTTTCATAAGCAGTACGGCAGGAATCTAATTGCCCAGGGTCTGTTTAACGTCCCTTCAATGCAGATCACTGACCCGAAGGTGATCGAGCAGATCATGCAGGCGCGCACGATTGAAAAGACAATCATTTACGACTTTATGATACCCTGGCTTGGGACGGGATTGGCAATATCGACCGGTGCGAAGTGGGCCCAGCGTAGGAAGATCATTACGCCGACGTTTCACTTCAAGATACTGGAAGACTTCCTCGTCATCATGAACCATCAGACGGATGTGCTGATCGAGAAGCTGAAACAGAACGCGAATAGCACGGATTTCGATATTTACGAGCATGTGACGTACTGTGCGTTGGACATCATCTCAGAATCTGCCATGGGCGTGAAGCTgaacacgcagcagcaacccaaCTCGGAGTATGTGATGGCAGTGAAAGA AGTATCAGATATCATCCTGAAGCGTCTATTCTCCTTCTTACGCGAGTACAAGTGGGCCTTCCAGTTCACCAAAGCCCATCGTCGTCAGGAAGAGCTGGTTAAGATCATTCATAGTTTCGCGTATCAGGTGATCAGCGAACGCAAGAAGCAACTGGAAGACGAACGAGAACGGAAACGGACACAGGAAAAGCTTGAGGAAGAGGACGTCTACGGCAAGCGTCGGATGACTCTGCTAGACCTCCTGCTAAACGTCACGATCGACGGAAAACCCCTCTCCGATTCGGACATCCGAGAGGAGGTTGATACGTTCATGTTTGCGGGTCACGATACGACCACCTCCTGTATCAGCTTTGCCGCGTACTATCTCTCTCGTGACCCTACCGTCCAGCAGCGTGTGTACGATGAGATTCTCGCTATCGTGGGCCCGGATGCCAAAACTCAAGAGCTTACCTACGGCACACTGCAAGAACTGAAGTACCTTGACATGGTGATAAAGGAAACGCTTCGGATCAATCCATCCGTACCGATCATAGGACGCCGATCGGCCGGTGATATGGCTATCGATGGTGTTACCATTCCGAAGGGAATGGATTTCGGTATTCTTATCTACGCGCTGCACAACGATCCAGAGCTGTACCCCGAACCGGCCCGTTTCGATCCGGAGCGGTTCAGTGAGGAAGCTTCGGAAAAGCGACAGCCCTACAGCTACATTCCATTCAGTGTCGGTGCTCGAAACTGTATTGGACAGCGGTATGCGATGCTGGAGATCAAAACGGTGCTCGTGAAGCTGGTGGCCAACTATCGATTGCTGCCCTGCGATGAACGTAATAAGCTGCGCATCAAAACGGACATGACGCTGAAGCCGGTGGACGGttcttttattaaaattgtcCCTAGATAG
- the LOC120950220 gene encoding 39S ribosomal protein L17, mitochondrial, whose amino-acid sequence MNQAEVTKLMSQLRIAVRPRHRNLKNIDGPEGRLAKLRKTVTALVKHERIELNYQRADEARGYAERLISDAIRHGDCHKPTMEMADYWLLEKQLVHKLFKVLVPRFEEYKVSATRMYKAPKEYPGWYRKRAVLELRGNPYPALLPNQSNNRNLLHNVLMDEAKKDYRREKYAEIAAQIGTETAVPGSGEQPKAV is encoded by the coding sequence ATGAATCAGGCGGAAGTAACGAAGCTGATGTCGCAGCTGCGAATTGCGGTCCGTCCGCGGCACCGCAACCTCAAAAACATCGACGGACCGGAGGGCCGGCTGGCCAAGCTGCGCAAAACGGTGACGGCACTGGTGAAGCACGAGCGCATCGAACTCAACTACCAGCGGGCGGACGAGGCGCGCGGCTACGCGGAGCGGCTCATCTCGGACGCGATCCGGCACGGCGACTGCCACAAGCCGACGATGGAGATGGCCGACTACTGGCTGCTGGAGAAGCAGCTGGTGCACAAACTGTTCAAGGTGCTGGTGCCCCGGTTCGAGGAGTACAAGGTGTCCGCCACGCGTATGTACAAAGCCCCCAAGGAGTACCCGGGCTGGTACCGGAAGCGGGCGGTGCTGGAGCTCCGGGGCAACCCGTACCCGGCGCTGCTGCCCAACCAGTCCAACAACCGGAACCTGCTGCACAACGTGCTGATGGACGAGGCGAAGAAGGACTACCGGCGGGAGAAGTATGCGGAGATAGCGGCACAGATCGGCACGGAGACAGCGGTCCCTGGCAGCGGGGAGCAACCAAAGGCAGTTTAG